CGTAGGAGTCGCAAGCAGCCCCATCGCGGAGCAACAAGACACCACCCTGCCGCAGATCGTAACCGCGACACCAGCGCCACGGCTTGTTCTCTTGCCTCCAGGCGCAGCGGCCTTGACGCGGCAGGCGGCTATTGCCGACGCCCTTATCGAGGATGTCACGATCGAGCTCTGCGCGCTACGCAACATATCCGTCGTCGCGCCCCATACAGCCGAGCAGATCCGCCGCGACTCCGACAAGGCCACGATCGTTCAGCGGCACTCGATTTCCTACCTCCTGGACACACGGCTTTCTGGAGAAGGGCTTTATGCGCAACTCATTTATTTCCCGACCGACGAGATTTTGTGGGCGGCCCGATTTGAAATGGCAGTCGAGACGCTGCCGACGCAAAGGCGCTTGATCGCCCAGAAACTTGCCGATGCGGTTTCGGGACAATTGAAGCGCAACGAAAGCACTCGCCTTCGCAACGAGGCTGACCCGCAAGCCTATCATTCCTATCTCGTCGGTGCCGGCTTGCTCACCAAGCTTAGCCTGCCGGATATCCGGCGTGCACGGAAATCCTTCAAGCGCGCACTGCATTTTTCTTCGGATTATGCCCCTGCTTTCACAGGCCTGTCGCGGACATTCACCAGCGAGTGGCTGTTGACCACGCAAGGCGATCCCGCCCTGCTGAAGCTTGCGGAAGATCAGGCGCTCCGGGCGATAGAAAGAGATTCAGAATCGGCAGCCGGGCATCGAGAACTCGGTGTGACGAAGCTCTACCAGAGTGCTGTCGATGACAGTGTTGCGGCACTTGAGCTCGCCGAAAGCCTCAGCCCGCATTATGCCGACGTCATCTACAGCCATGCGGATACGCTGGTCCATGCGTCGCGGCCGCAAGATGCGCTGGAGAAAATCAAAAAAGCGATCTCACTCAATCCGATCGCACCCGACGCCTACCTCTGGTGCGCGGCTGGGGCGAGCTACTTCCTTGAACGTTACGAGGAGGCGCTCGCCTATGTCGATCAAATGAAAGACAAGGCACCGGCCTACCGCATCGCAGCAGCCAGCTGCGCGATGATCGGCGATCGAAAACGGGCACAGTTTTACCGGCAACGCGCCGAAATGCTCAACCCTACTTTCGAGGTCGAGAAATGGCTCGCCTTGGTGCCCTTCAAGGAGCAATGGCAAAAAGAGCTTTACCGGGACGGTCTTTTCAAGGCCGGATTTTCAAAAACCTAACGGGAGAATGATATGGCAAAAGTTGTTGTATTGGGTGTATCGGGCGACAAGGGACTTTGGTTGGTGGACATTGACGCGGGGACTGTGACGCCATTGCAGGTGCCAGCAGGCACTGATCTGGCGGCAGCCGTCAAGCAACGAGAGGCCGGCGGCACATTGATCAAGAATGTCGATTTCGCGGTCGCCGTCTCGTCAGCGCAGACGGTTTTCTCCGGCCACGTGGATGGCTGAAGGCGAGCGACGCTGACCGGTCATTCCGATCCTTATTCTGACCGAACGATTGCGCCGCGGGACACGTTGTCCCGTGTCGCTCCTTATCTAGAGGCGATGGGCATCACGCGCCTGTCACGACAGACTGATCTCGATTGTGTCGGTCTTCCGGTCTGGTGCGCCTATACACCGAACTCCCGCTCCATTGTCATCGCCCAAGGCAAGGGACTTGAGGATATCGACGCCAAAGTCTCGGCGGCAATGGAGGCCCTGGAACGTGCGGTGGCGGGCGACCCCATCACCGTCACCACGGTGTCGTCGGCACGAGACCTCAAACGCCGGGGCGATCGCGTCGAACCGCTCGATTGCCTGATCGCAAGCGGCGAGCGGGTCGTGGGCGAAGACGAGGAATTGGCCTGGAGCCTGGCAACGGAATTGCTGCACGACCAGCCGATCCATGTTCCGCAGGATGCCGCCGTCCTCGACCGAACAAGACATAATCGGTTCTGGATGTCGTCTGACGGGCTTGCCTCGGGCAACACCATGGATGAAGCAATATTCCATGGCATTCTGGAGCGCATCGAGCGCGATGCCCATGTGCTTTGGCAGATTGCCAGCGAAGACAGGCGCGACTCATGCTGTGTCGATCCCAAGAGTTTTGCCGACGCCGCACTCTCGGGCCTGATTGACAGGATCGAGGCGGCCGGGCTTGTCGTGAAACTTTTCGACATCACGAGCGATATCGGTATTCCCTGCTATACCGCGCTCGTTGCCCCATCAGCGGCCAACAGCAAGGCGCCGCTCCGGTTCGTTGAGGTCACCGCAGGAAGCGGCGCTCATCCGTGGGCCGTGCGGGCGGCAATCCGCGCCGTGACGGAAGCGCTTCAGTCGAGACTGACCTATATCAGCGGCGCCCGCGACGATGTCTGGCCCGAACTGTTCACGACGCCTCTTCCGGCACAGACCCGCAGCGCCTTTCTTGCCGTCCCTGCGCCCGTATCTGCCGCCACCATCGCGAAACCGGTCGGAACTGTGTCGAACCTCTTGCATGAACTGCTGGCCAGACTTCGCGCTTGCGGCATCGGTTCGGTCATCGCCCTGCCTCTCATGCCTGAGGACCGGTCATTTTCGGTGGTGAAGATTTTCATTCCCGATCTCGAGAATCCCGAGGGCAACAGGCTCCATCGTTTCGGCCAACGTGCCCTTGCAAGGGCGATGCGCTGGTGAAGGTCGTTTTCATCGGTCCAAGCTTGCCGGATGCGGCAAGCCACGCCTCCGGCGACATCGTTCTCCGGCCACCCGCCATTCAGGGCGATGTGTTAAGAGCGGTGGAAGATGGCGCCAACGTCATAGGCTTGGTTGACGGTGGCTTTGAAAATACCGCGCCGGTTTGGCATAAGGAAATCCTCTTTGCGCTCTCGCTCGATGTCACGGTGCTGGGCGCCGCCAGCATGGGCGCCTTGCGTGCCGCCGAATGCCAAGCGTTTGGAATGATCGGCGTTGGACGGATTTTCAACGACTATGTCAGTGGAACCACCGTCGACGACGCCGATGTCGCGCTTTTACACGAGCCGATGGAGCTGGGTGGCAGAGCGTTGACCGTACCCATGGTCAATGTCAGAAGCACTTTGGACGAGATGGAAAGGCAGCAGCTCTTCGATAAAGCCTTTCGCCTGGCTCTCGAACAAACCGCTGCAAACCTCTTCTTCAAGAAGAGAAGCTGGGCTCTCATCGTTCGCGCATGTGCGGCAATACCGGCGTCCCAAAAGCAGTATTGGCTGGACATGCTGAAGACCCACACGGTCGATCAGAAACGGATCGATACCCTGGCGCTTCTCGACGCTGTTGGCGGCGCAGATGATCAGCGCGTGCCCAGAAATCGCCATTGGGAATTCAGGAAAACGACGCTTTGGTCAGAACAACTAGCCCGCTCAAAGGTTTAGACCACATTGCACCCATAAAGTGTTTCACGCGTTTTTCACGCACTTTAGTACCGAACTGTCCCTATGGTCATCAACGCAATCTGGAGAATTGATATGACGGTCATAGGGTCGGGAAAGCTTCAGCACGCAGCGGCGGCAGATATGGATAATCTTGACGAGCTGGTAGCTTTGGCTCGAATGATCACCTATGCAAGGGCGCTAGCGGAAGATTTGAAGATCGAACTGGGCGCTCAGTCTCTCGACCTGGCATTGACGGCGGTTACGCGGGAGTTGCGCAGGGCGACGGATGCAGATCTTCCCGGTCTGGAACCGCTGCTCGCGGACGTGAGTATCGAGCTGCACTGATCGGTGCTGCGGCTGGTGTCTCAGTCGTTGTTCGATGCAGCAAGATGTCGGCAAGCAGACGCGATCAGCCAAATGGCTGCACCTGAAGAATTCCGGAAGGCGCTCAGCAGGCGCCAACGAGGCGGGCACTCCAATGCCCGCCGTAGTTCCTTTCAAGACAGGAAACGATTATCCCGCTGTAATGACCTCCGGCTTGTTCATCGCCTCGATCCGATAGGATTAACCTCCCATACCTATATTTCCGGCTATTGTCAGAGCAACAGGCCGTCCCCATCAAAGGGAGCGTTGGGCGTATGCAAGTCGATCTGCTGCAAGGCCACGTCAGGGATCTGGTGGTGGGAATGCTCGACGTTGTTGACGCCAGCATCGAGACCTGAGGGATTGAAGGCCATGTGCGGGCCGCCATGATTGACATGGGTTGAGTTCGGGCCACGTGCATCGGAATCGTCGCTAGCAAAGTGCTGGAAGTCAAAGACGTCGTGGCTCATCTTGTCGGCGGCAAGACCCTTGTGATCTCCGTCGGCCTTGTCGGGCGACATCTTCGCGTTTTCATGGGAGGAGGCAGCCGTGGGGTCCGTGGAAGCGTGGGCTGCATCAGCGGTAAGGGCACTATCGAGAGATGCAAGCTGGGTTTGGGTCGCATCAAACGTCTGGTTATCGCTGACGGAAAATGTGCCTGCGGCCACGATCGTCGGAGAAATGTAGGTCGGCGTCACATCGCTTGCGATAAGATTGTCATGGAAAGAGCCTGATGCGGGCCTGTCAACCTTCAGCGCCGCGTTCGACAGATGATCGAAGGTGTTCCCGTAAATATCGATCCCTTCGCGGATATAGGGCAGTGTGGTGGCAGCGCTGATCGAAACCCCCCAGCCACCATCATGGATATGGTTGTCCGATATTGTGTAGTCCCTCGCATCCCCCTGATCGCCGAGACCGATAGCATAGGACCAGCTATAGCCGCCATAACCAGAGATATCATTGCCGTGGATATCTATATTCGTGCCGGCCTGCGCGCTGATCCCAAAGCCGCCACCGAGCAGCGTATTGTTCTCGACGACGGCATTTTGAACCGTGCCGAGCACAAGGACGCCCTTTGGACTGGCGGCATTTGTTTGATCGAGGGTGTTGCCGCTGATGAGGACATTGCTGCTGTTGTCCAGCTGAATGGCATCAGCCGTCTTTCCGTGGCTATTGGTGACGGTATTGTTGATGAGATTGACGCCGGTGACCTTTTCGATCCACATGCCGTCACTGTTGACGTCGCTGATCCTGCTGTTTTCGATCGTGATATTCTGGCCGGTCCTGAAGGTGATCGAGCCGGAACCGGACAGTCCAGTATGTTCGACGTCGACATTGTTGACCGTCCAGTTCGAAACATTGCTGGCCCAGATAGCCGCGCCTGCGGTATCGGCGATCTTGATGTTCTCGATAACGATGTTCGACGTATATTGGCTGGCAATGCCATTACCGGCACTGCTGTGGATAACAGGCGCTTCGCCTTCCCCGTAGCTGCCGATCGTGATCGGAGCGGTAGTGCTGCCGGAATATTTGAGATCGAATTGTTCGTTGAAGACGCTTCCGGCAGCAAGAAGCACGCTGTCGCCGGGCTGCAGTCTCAGGGACTCTACCTTGGACAATGTGGCAAAAGCCGAATTCTCGCCTGTTCCAGTGTTGCTATTGGATCCTGTTGCTGAATTCACGTAGTAAACTGCCATAGTGCCTTCGCCTTTCGCGCAGCCCCTTGGGCCAGACTGCGATTGAATGGATTAGTTACGACGGGAAGAATGCCACACTAATGCGGCGTTTTCGTGTTTTGATTGCACTTCAATCAATAAAGGCGAAATTTTCTCTCTATAGTTGCACAAATTAAGGACGAGCGTCACTGGATGGAAATTATTGGTCTCGCATGACGGTTGCCTTTATTTCAGCCGAAATCCCGTCGCGTGTGGTGGTCGGGATGCGTCTGGGTATCGAATAAAATCATGTCGCAAACTTTGAGTTCACTCCGATACTTTCACGGCGAATGAACCGGCTCGGAATCACAACGCGCAGCTCTCGCATCTCATCCGACTTTTCCATCCTGGCAATCAGGAATTCTGTCGCGGTCTCTCCGAGAGCCTCCATCGGCTGCTCGATCGTCGAGAGCGGAGGCGCGCAATATTCACAGACAGGTGAGCCGTCGAACGATACGACCGACAAGTCTTCCGGCACGCGCCAGCCCATCTTCTGAACCCTGCTCATGAAGGAAATCGCCATATCGTCACTCGCTGCCACGACCGCGGTAGGTTTTTCATCGAGCCTTGCAAAGTCCTCGGCAGCCTGTAGGCCGGTTTCGAAACCGAACTGGAAGGTGAGATCTCCGCCGGAACGCGTGATGTGACCTTCGGAGAGGCCGGCCTCCTGCAAGGCCTCGACCAGACCGGCATAGCGCTCGAGCTCGTGGTAGTTTCCGCTCGGGCCTGCTATATAAAAGAAACGGCGATGGCCAAGCGCCAGGAGCTCTATTGCCGCTTCTTTTACAGCCATTCTGTCATTGGTGATGATGCTTGGAACGGACGTGCCGCTCACGTCGAGCAGAAGCGATACGATCGGCAATCCTGCTTCGGCCAGCGACCGGTTGTCGACGACCGGCAGCTGCGAGGACAGGATCAAAGCGCCCCTGACCGTCCCTCCGAATGCAAGGTCGAGAATATGCCGTTCTGAACTTTCGTCGCGGTCAAGGTTGGCAATCATCAAATTATAGCCGTTGCGGATGACGGTGCGGTTCACGGCTTCTAGCACCTGGGGGATGATCTGTGAGGCGCCGTAATGAGGCGAACCCGGCAAGATGATCATGATAACATTCGACCTCCCGACCCGTAGGTTGCGAGCAGCAGCATTCGGCGTATAGCCGAGCTGTTTTGCCGCAGCGGCAATCCTTGCCCTTGTCTTCTCGTTGACCCGCCCGGGATTGGCGAGCGCGCGACTGACTGTGGAAGTCGCCACTCCCGCTAGCCGTGCTACGTCCGCCATTAGAGTGGACGCTCCCTCGGTGGGCAGGCTGTCTTCGGTTTTCTTCATCAATCCATCCACCTAGCGCAAGGCAACCAAGTCCCAGGTCACTGCGTGATTCTCGTTATAACAAACGATTGCCAAAAATTCGAAGAAAAGACTTGCATAATTTATCAGCCTGCCTAATATCGCGTCATGGCAATCGATTGCCTAATTGCAACGCATTGACATTATTTAATAAAGCTCGACGCCGGAAAGCGTTTCCGCGATTGGCTGATTGTGCTCAATTCAAGGAATGAAAAATGGCTGCGCATGATAACCTGCGTTTTGGTGTGGACTTGGTTACCTTCTTCCATCCGGGCTTCTGGGGCGTCGACAGCTATGACGCAATCGTCGAACATGCGAAGGATCAGCCGCGGCAGTTCTGGGACAAGATCCTCGACAGCGTACAAGCCTCGGGCGTGACCGGCGTCGAGCTCACCTTCTCCCCCTTCAACTGGCAGGACGCGATCAGGACCTACGGGTCTGTGGAGGCATTCAGCGCTGAGCTTTTTGCTCGCGGACTTCAACTGGCTTCCGGCTTCTTCGCGGAATTGGAGGCTTCCGGCGATTTTACCGCGGCTGCCGCACAGGCAGCCATCATCGCCAAGGCCGAACAATATGCCGATTTCATCAAGGCCTGCGGCGGCGACGTCATGGTCATTGGTGTGCCAATGCGCCAGACACCAGGTGAAGAGCCAGTGCATTTTCGCGATTTCGACCAAGCCAAGGTGATCGCCGATTTCCTGAATCGGCTAGGTGCCATCCTTTACAAGAAGGGCGTCAAGCTCGCCGTGCATACGGAAGCACATTCCATCTTTGCCGCTGCCCGCGACGTCGACCTTCTGATGCTGCTGACGGACCCGTCTTACGTACATATGTGCCCGGACACGGCCCATATCATTCTCGAGGGCTCCGATCCGATCCAGCTCGTCGATCGACACCATGAGCGCGTCATCATCGCCCACTGGAAGGATGCGATCGGCAAAATGCCGGCCGACACGCCTGTTGGCGCAGACATCCACGAGCGCCACCGTCCCTTCTTTTGCGGTTTCGGCCTTGGCCGCGTCGACTGGCCGGCCTGGATCCGCCTGCTTCGCGATCGCCAGTTCAGCGGCTGGGCAATCCTGGAACTCGACGCCGCCGCAGATCCTGTCGGCGATATCGCCAATGGCCTGACACTCGTACGGCAGGCGCTTCTGCCGATCTATCGCTAACCGATCCCTGCAACCAAACGGCTCCACAAAGAGGGCCTATTCAAGAGGTGGAACAATGAAGAGAATGACGATGCTGCTTGCCGGCACAATCCTGCTTGGTGCTGCCGGCCTTGCCAATGCTGACGACAAGCTGAAGGCCGAGGTCTTCACCTCCTGGACATCGGGTGGCGAAGGCCGCGCCGTCGATGCCATCAAGAAGGAATTCGAAAAGCGCGGCGGCGTGTGGGAGAGCTCCACGATTGCCGGCTTCGAAAATGCCAATGCCGCATTCCAGAACCGCCTCGTCGCTGGCGATCCGCCGACGGCCAAGCAGGTCGTCGTCGGTAAGGACCCGGCCGAATTCATCGAGCAGGGCCTGATGAACCCGATGGATGACGTGGCGGCAGCCGGCAAGTGGAAGGATGCACTTCCGAAGGCGCTCTATGATTACATTACCTATGACGGCAAGGTTTATCTGACGCCGACCGGCATCCATGGTGAAAGCTGGATGTTCTATTCCAAGGACGCCTTTAGCAAGGCCGCGATTACCGAAGAGCCCAAGGATTGGGACGCCTTCTTCGCCGATATGGACAAGCTCAAGGCTGCGGGCCTGACGCCGATCGCCTGGGGCGGCCAAGGCTGGCAGGAGGTGAAGGTCTTCAACATGGTTCTCCTGTCCCAGGTGGGCATGGACGGCTTCATGAAGATTTATGTCGAAAAGGATCAGGCAGCCCTGACCTCCGACGGTGTCAAGAAGGCTCTCGAAATCTTCGGCAAGATGCGCACATACGTCGATCAAGGCTCTGCCGGCCGCAACTGGAACGACGCAACCGCCATGGTCATCACCGGCAAGGCCGGTGTCCAGTTCATGGGTGATTGGGCCAAGGGTGAGTTCACGGCTGCCGGCAAAGTCGCCGACAAGGATTTCGGCTGCGCCATCTCCCCCGCCTCCCCGGGGCTCATCTATATCGCGGACGCCTTCGGCTACCTGAAGACGAACGATGCCAACCAGGATGCAGCGCAGAAGCTGCTGGCCGAAGTCGTCATGGACCCCGCAGTTCAGGTTGAATTCTCGCTGAACAAAGGCTCGATCCCGGCCCGCATCGATGTCGACAAGTCCAAGTTCGACGCCTGCACCCAGAAGGGCATGGCTTTCATGGCCGAAGGCAAGATCGTTCCCGAACACGCCATCACCACGACGCCGGAGCAAGTAGGCGCCCTGACCGATTTCATCGGAGAATTTTGGGCCAACCCGTCCGCCGATATCGATGCGTCGGTCGCGCAGTTCGCGGCGATCTTCGAGTAAGATCGATAAGCCTGTCGCCTACACTGCAACACCGGTGCAGGCGACTTTCGAAGCCCCTTCTCAAAGACGCTCTGATGAAACGGAAGCATACCCGCTCGAAAGCGGCGCTCATTGCGCTTACCCCCACATGGGCTGCCGTGATCGTCGTCTATCTCGGCACCATGGTCTGGTCGGTGACCCTGTCCTTCACGAATTCGCGGCTGTTCCCATCGTGGAATTTCGTTGGGTTCGAGCAATATTCCAAGCTGTTTCAGACCGCCAAATGGCTGGTCTCCTTCCAGAACCTGATCATCTTCGGCGTGCTTTACGTCTTCGGCTGCCTGTTTGTCGGCTTCCTGCTTGCCGCCGCTCTCGATCGCAGGGTACGCTTTGAAAGCGCCTTCCGGACGATCTTCCTCTATCCCTATGCCATGTCCTTCGTCGTCACCGGCCTGATCTGGCAATGGATGATGAACCCGACGCTCGGCGTTCAGGCAAGCGTGCGTGCGCTTGGCTGGCAGAGTTTCACCTTCGACTGGATCATCAACCGCGATCTTGCAATCTATGCGGTGGTGATCGCGGCCCTCTGGCAGGGTGCCGGCCTCGTCATGATCCTTGTGTTGGCCGGTATGCGCGGCATCGATGGCGAGCAGTGGCGCGCCGCCCGCATCGACGGCATTCCTGTCTGGCGTACCTATGTGTCGATCATCCTGCCGCAACTGACGCCGGCCTTTGCCGCCGCCGGCACGCTGCTCTCCATGGGCGTGATCAAGACCTACGATATCGTTGTGGCGCTCACCAATGGCGGGCCGGGATCGGCGACCGAGGTGCCGGCGAAATTCATCATGGACAATCTTTTCCAACGCCAGAATCTCGGCCTTGCGACGGCCGCGGCGACGATCCTGCTTCTGACCGTGCTAATCATCGTCGCGCCCTTCCGCTATGCCCAACATATTCGCGCCCGGCGGCAGGCAGGTACGCTATGACCCATCCCCGTGGCCCCAGGCCGACGCAGATCACCGCAGCGCGCATCGGCCTTTATGCCTTTCTCATCTCCGCTGCGCTGTTCTTCGCCGTGCCGCTTTACGTGATGATCGTCACGTCGCTGAAGACCATGGACGAGATCCGGCTGGGGCAGATCTTCGCGCTGCCGCTGCACCTGGATTTTACCGCCTGGCAAACGGCCTGGGCCGGCGCCTGTGCCGGCAGCGAATGCACCGGCGTGCGCATGGGCTTCCTGAATTCGGTGAAGATCACCGTGCCGGCTGTCGTGATCTCCGTACTGATCGGCGCCGTCAACGGTTATGCGCTGTCCTTCTGGCGGCCGAAGGCGGGGCGCCTGATGTTCGGCCTGCTGATGGCTGGCGCGCTCGTGCCCTACCAGATTTTTCTCTATCCGCTGGTGCGGGCCATGGCGGTGATGGGCTTCTACAACAGCCTTGGCGGCATCATTCTCGTGCATGTGCTGTTTGGCCTGCCGCTGGTGACGCTGCTCTTCCGCAACTACTTCGTCACGATCCCGGAAGAGCTCTTCAAGGCAGCGCGCGTCGACGGCGCCGGCTTCTGGCGGATCTTCGTCGAGATCATGCTGCCGATGGCGCTGCCGATGATCGTCGTCGCCTCGATGTTCCAGTTCACGGGTATCTGGAACGACTTCCTGCTCGGCGTCGTCTTTGCCGGACGCGACAAACTGCCGATGACAGTACAGCTCAACAACATCGTCAACACGACGATGGGCGAGCGCAACTACAACGTCAACATGGCGGCCACCATCCTCACCGCCATCATCCCGCTCGCCATCTATTTCCTGTCCGGACGCTGGTTCGTCCGCGGGATCGCGGCCGGCGCCGTCAAAGGGTAAGGCTGAAT
The window above is part of the Rhizobium sp. WYJ-E13 genome. Proteins encoded here:
- a CDS encoding TfuA-like protein, producing MKVVFIGPSLPDAASHASGDIVLRPPAIQGDVLRAVEDGANVIGLVDGGFENTAPVWHKEILFALSLDVTVLGAASMGALRAAECQAFGMIGVGRIFNDYVSGTTVDDADVALLHEPMELGGRALTVPMVNVRSTLDEMERQQLFDKAFRLALEQTAANLFFKKRSWALIVRACAAIPASQKQYWLDMLKTHTVDQKRIDTLALLDAVGGADDQRVPRNRHWEFRKTTLWSEQLARSKV
- a CDS encoding right-handed parallel beta-helix repeat-containing protein, translated to MAVYYVNSATGSNSNTGTGENSAFATLSKVESLRLQPGDSVLLAAGSVFNEQFDLKYSGSTTAPITIGSYGEGEAPVIHSSAGNGIASQYTSNIVIENIKIADTAGAAIWASNVSNWTVNNVDVEHTGLSGSGSITFRTGQNITIENSRISDVNSDGMWIEKVTGVNLINNTVTNSHGKTADAIQLDNSSNVLISGNTLDQTNAASPKGVLVLGTVQNAVVENNTLLGGGFGISAQAGTNIDIHGNDISGYGGYSWSYAIGLGDQGDARDYTISDNHIHDGGWGVSISAATTLPYIREGIDIYGNTFDHLSNAALKVDRPASGSFHDNLIASDVTPTYISPTIVAAGTFSVSDNQTFDATQTQLASLDSALTADAAHASTDPTAASSHENAKMSPDKADGDHKGLAADKMSHDVFDFQHFASDDSDARGPNSTHVNHGGPHMAFNPSGLDAGVNNVEHSHHQIPDVALQQIDLHTPNAPFDGDGLLL
- a CDS encoding LacI family DNA-binding transcriptional regulator — protein: MKKTEDSLPTEGASTLMADVARLAGVATSTVSRALANPGRVNEKTRARIAAAAKQLGYTPNAAARNLRVGRSNVIMIILPGSPHYGASQIIPQVLEAVNRTVIRNGYNLMIANLDRDESSERHILDLAFGGTVRGALILSSQLPVVDNRSLAEAGLPIVSLLLDVSGTSVPSIITNDRMAVKEAAIELLALGHRRFFYIAGPSGNYHELERYAGLVEALQEAGLSEGHITRSGGDLTFQFGFETGLQAAEDFARLDEKPTAVVAASDDMAISFMSRVQKMGWRVPEDLSVVSFDGSPVCEYCAPPLSTIEQPMEALGETATEFLIARMEKSDEMRELRVVIPSRFIRRESIGVNSKFAT
- a CDS encoding sugar phosphate isomerase/epimerase, yielding MAAHDNLRFGVDLVTFFHPGFWGVDSYDAIVEHAKDQPRQFWDKILDSVQASGVTGVELTFSPFNWQDAIRTYGSVEAFSAELFARGLQLASGFFAELEASGDFTAAAAQAAIIAKAEQYADFIKACGGDVMVIGVPMRQTPGEEPVHFRDFDQAKVIADFLNRLGAILYKKGVKLAVHTEAHSIFAAARDVDLLMLLTDPSYVHMCPDTAHIILEGSDPIQLVDRHHERVIIAHWKDAIGKMPADTPVGADIHERHRPFFCGFGLGRVDWPAWIRLLRDRQFSGWAILELDAAADPVGDIANGLTLVRQALLPIYR
- a CDS encoding carbohydrate ABC transporter permease, producing MTHPRGPRPTQITAARIGLYAFLISAALFFAVPLYVMIVTSLKTMDEIRLGQIFALPLHLDFTAWQTAWAGACAGSECTGVRMGFLNSVKITVPAVVISVLIGAVNGYALSFWRPKAGRLMFGLLMAGALVPYQIFLYPLVRAMAVMGFYNSLGGIILVHVLFGLPLVTLLFRNYFVTIPEELFKAARVDGAGFWRIFVEIMLPMALPMIVVASMFQFTGIWNDFLLGVVFAGRDKLPMTVQLNNIVNTTMGERNYNVNMAATILTAIIPLAIYFLSGRWFVRGIAAGAVKG
- a CDS encoding ABC transporter substrate-binding protein, with amino-acid sequence MKRMTMLLAGTILLGAAGLANADDKLKAEVFTSWTSGGEGRAVDAIKKEFEKRGGVWESSTIAGFENANAAFQNRLVAGDPPTAKQVVVGKDPAEFIEQGLMNPMDDVAAAGKWKDALPKALYDYITYDGKVYLTPTGIHGESWMFYSKDAFSKAAITEEPKDWDAFFADMDKLKAAGLTPIAWGGQGWQEVKVFNMVLLSQVGMDGFMKIYVEKDQAALTSDGVKKALEIFGKMRTYVDQGSAGRNWNDATAMVITGKAGVQFMGDWAKGEFTAAGKVADKDFGCAISPASPGLIYIADAFGYLKTNDANQDAAQKLLAEVVMDPAVQVEFSLNKGSIPARIDVDKSKFDACTQKGMAFMAEGKIVPEHAITTTPEQVGALTDFIGEFWANPSADIDASVAQFAAIFE
- a CDS encoding YcaO-like family protein; this translates as MAPRDTLSRVAPYLEAMGITRLSRQTDLDCVGLPVWCAYTPNSRSIVIAQGKGLEDIDAKVSAAMEALERAVAGDPITVTTVSSARDLKRRGDRVEPLDCLIASGERVVGEDEELAWSLATELLHDQPIHVPQDAAVLDRTRHNRFWMSSDGLASGNTMDEAIFHGILERIERDAHVLWQIASEDRRDSCCVDPKSFADAALSGLIDRIEAAGLVVKLFDITSDIGIPCYTALVAPSAANSKAPLRFVEVTAGSGAHPWAVRAAIRAVTEALQSRLTYISGARDDVWPELFTTPLPAQTRSAFLAVPAPVSAATIAKPVGTVSNLLHELLARLRACGIGSVIALPLMPEDRSFSVVKIFIPDLENPEGNRLHRFGQRALARAMRW
- a CDS encoding peptide antibiotic resistance protein → MIHLQTFGELRLTDGLGAPIRYPVKALVMLAYLCCSPDHQRSRQELARFLWNETGDHLADLNLRKLISRIRDTTTVSDEQILSFGPPFVTLNKAAISVDLDILRTKKQPVAQLAVVSDLVQRGFIPGLSASTKAIDGWIERERQLQVLTLRDIFVRAADHIRDDEERRLLRRSGLQLLETFPNDEQIRSILRGTADDHSQRHLRATRSVGVASSPIAEQQDTTLPQIVTATPAPRLVLLPPGAAALTRQAAIADALIEDVTIELCALRNISVVAPHTAEQIRRDSDKATIVQRHSISYLLDTRLSGEGLYAQLIYFPTDEILWAARFEMAVETLPTQRRLIAQKLADAVSGQLKRNESTRLRNEADPQAYHSYLVGAGLLTKLSLPDIRRARKSFKRALHFSSDYAPAFTGLSRTFTSEWLLTTQGDPALLKLAEDQALRAIERDSESAAGHRELGVTKLYQSAVDDSVAALELAESLSPHYADVIYSHADTLVHASRPQDALEKIKKAISLNPIAPDAYLWCAAGASYFLERYEEALAYVDQMKDKAPAYRIAAASCAMIGDRKRAQFYRQRAEMLNPTFEVEKWLALVPFKEQWQKELYRDGLFKAGFSKT
- a CDS encoding carbohydrate ABC transporter permease; this encodes MKRKHTRSKAALIALTPTWAAVIVVYLGTMVWSVTLSFTNSRLFPSWNFVGFEQYSKLFQTAKWLVSFQNLIIFGVLYVFGCLFVGFLLAAALDRRVRFESAFRTIFLYPYAMSFVVTGLIWQWMMNPTLGVQASVRALGWQSFTFDWIINRDLAIYAVVIAALWQGAGLVMILVLAGMRGIDGEQWRAARIDGIPVWRTYVSIILPQLTPAFAAAGTLLSMGVIKTYDIVVALTNGGPGSATEVPAKFIMDNLFQRQNLGLATAAATILLLTVLIIVAPFRYAQHIRARRQAGTL